The DNA region AGAAAATGTCGCGCGATTGGCTAATATTTCACTCTATGAATTGATGCAAAGGGCCGGTAGCGCCGCTTTTGAACAGGTAAGGCGAATCCTACCTGAGCAAGGCAAACTATTGGTGTGTTGTGGTTCGGGTAATAATGGGGGCGATGGTTTTGTGGTGGCCACCTTGGCTCTTGAGTTAGGTTATGAGGTGGATGTCTTGCAATCTTCTGGGTCTCCTTCTACCACTTTAGAGGCTATTCAAGCTCAACAACAGTGGCGAACCTATAACCGCCCTTTGCTTAATGAGATAGAAAGTGACAGTCATTATGATCTCATTGTGGATGCATTGCTTGGTACAGGTCTCACCGGTGTAGTTAGGCCAAGTTTAGCTAAAGTCATTCAAACGATTAACGACTTAAAGATCCCAGTATTGAGCTTAGACATACCATCAGGCTTAAATGCTGATACGGGTACGATTTTAGGTGTCGCAGTCCAAGCGAGTACAACGGTGACATTTATAGGGAATAAAAAGGGTCTAGTGACAGGCAAAGCTTGTGATGTGGTGGGTGAGCTATATCTCGCTGAACTTGGGGTTCAACAGCATTTTTATTCATTAGAAAAAGCATATGCACATATCTTTGACCGCGACAGCGCATATAAAGCACTGCCTAAACGTCAGCACTCTTCTCATAAAGGGCACTGTGGACGTGCGCTATTTATCGGCGGCAATCAGGGAAAAAGCGGTGCCATTATTCTAGCCAGTCAAGCGTGCGCCAGAATAGGAGCGGGTTTAATTAATGTGGCCACCCATCAACAATCCGTGCAAGGCATATTAAGCCGACAACCAGAAGTGATGACTATTGCCGTGTCGAGTGATGCTGAGGATATAAAGGTGACGGAGGCTATGGGTTTAGCTACTGCCATCGGTTTAGGCCCCGGTTTAGGGTGCGATCCGTGGGCCTTTGCATTATTTGAGCAGGCCATGAGACAGCACTGCCCTAAAGTGATTGATGCCGACGGACTGAATCTGCTAGCTCAAACGAATGTTATTTATGATTTGCATAATTGCATCCTCACTCCGCATCCAGGTGAAGCATCCCGATTATTGGGCGTTTCAATCGCCGACATCGAACATGATAGATATACAGCCATTAGGCAGTTACAAAGTAAGTATCAGTGTGTAGTGTTATTGAAAGGGGCGGGGACGTTAATTGCTGATGGTTCTAATACTTGGGTAATACATGCAGGTAATAGTGGGATGGCAACCGGTGGAATGGGCGATGTGCTTACAGGGGTGATTTTGGGGTTATTATGCCAAGGTATGCCAGTGGTATCAGCCACTTGCTTAGGCGCTTGGTTACACTCAACAGCCGCTGATCTTAACGGGCAACAATTTGGCAGTGTGGGAATGCTAGCCTCAGATTTATTACCTATCCTACGACAGTTACGTAATGACCCGTTTTACTCACCAATTAGCAGCTAATAGCGAAACTCATGCTAATAATGTACAAAATTGTGAACTTGGCAGTAAAGAAAACGCTAGTTGATGCAGACAAATTGACGGTTTAAATAATGAGTTAGAGATCTAGATCACGGTAAGAGTTAGGCTGTGATGGTGATGCATGAGTGTATTGAAGATGGGGGTGAAAATAAGATGATGATTTTAAAAGGAAATAAAAAAATCAGAGGTAACTGATTTATAAGTTACAAGATAGTAGCACAAAAAAAATTGAAAAATCAGTCTTGCTACAAATTTATCTCGCCCTATAATGCTGAAAACCGGAGCGTCTGCCAACGCCCCGGTTTTTTTGTGTCCGAAGAATGGTCAGCGCTTCTGCCAAAGCAAGACCTGCATTGTAATTGGCACATCATCTATTGAATCAAGGAAATGCAACAATGCGTATCGAACAAGAACTTAAGTTAGGCTTCAAAGATGTATTATTTCGCCCTAAGCGTTCTACACTAAAAAGTCGTTCTCAAGTAAATTTAACCCGCGATTTTACATTCAAGCATAGTGGTCGTCAATGGTCTGGTGTACCTGTAATTGCAGCAAATATGGACTCAGTGGCCACATTTGAAATGGCAGCCGCTTTGGCGGAACATGATGTAATGACCGCAGTACACAAGCACTACTCCGTAGAGCAGTGGGCTGAATTTGCAAAAACAGCAGATAAAAAAACATTGAATCACGTATTTGTTTCGACGGGCACCTCTGATGCAGAATTTGAAAAAACAAAGCAAATTATGGCGTTGAGCGATGAATTTATTTTCATCTGCATTGATATTGCTAATGGTTACTCAGAACACTTAGTAGAATATGTTGAAAAAGTACGTGCATACTTTCCAGATAAAGTGATCTCTGCGGGCAACGTAGTGACGGGTGATATGTGTGAAGAGCTTATCTTAGCGGGTGCTGACATAGTTAAAGTGGGCATTGGTCCAGGCTCTGTATGTACTACTCGCGTTAAAACTGGCGTAGGCTACCCGCAATTGTCGGCCATTATTGAATGTGGCGACGCGGCTCACGGCCTTGGCGGTGTTATTATTGGTGATGGGGGCTGTTCATGTGCAGGGGACGTGTCTAAAGCATTCGGCGGTGGCGCAGACTTCGTTATGCTTGGTGGTATGTTAGCTGGACATCAAGAGTCAGGCGGTGAAATCGTCGAGAAAGACGGCAAACAGTTTATGAAATTTTACGGCATGTCTTCACAAAGTGCTATGGATAAACACTCTGGTGGCGTAGCAAAATACCGTGCAGCAGAAGGAAAAACAGTGTTATTGCCATATCGTGGAAGTGTTGATGGCACTATCTCAGACATCCTTGGTGGTGTACGTTCAACGTGTACTTACGTAGGTGCTGCAAAGCTTAAAGAGCTCACTAAGCGCACAACGTTCATCCGCGTACAAGAGCAAGAGAACAACGTGTTTGGTAAGGAATAAGTTGCATATTGTTTAAACGAGCACTTGAACTTAACTAAAAATAGCCTCCAGATTAGAGGCTATTTTTTTGTTTGCCCAACGAAGATGGCAAACACCCCAATTGAGGGGAAGATAACCCGAATCGCAAGAGCGTCCCAAGTGTAATCCCATGTAATTCAGCCACCCATATTTTTATCTAGCCACCCATATTAAAGCCTGGTGAAAATGGTGTTATTTTTAAAGTAATGCAAACGTAGTGTATGGCTAGTGGGTGTAAAATGAAATCGGTGCTTTTATTGAGGTTTAATATTGACTAAATTACGATAAATCCTCTTAGATAGTGATTTTTAGCTGTTGATAGTATTCCTCATCGATTAGAGGTGCGGATAATTTTTTATTTAAAGCAGTGGCAAAATTGTGTTTATCCTGTATGTAAATACCGACAACATGCAGAAAAATGCCGTCGCCGTTTTTGTAAGTGCTCACAGTAACAGGTTAATTCTGCAAGGCTTCCCACAGGGCCGTGGAACAAATGACCAAACTCAGTAATCAGCTTCAGCCAATTATCATGGTCAATATTTAGCTTCGTCAGCAGTTGCTCGCTGTGCTCACTGATAGCGCCTCGTTTGTCATGACGAATAATCCGCCCTGTTTCATCCACTAATGCTAAATAGTCACTTAGCGAAAACGCTATGCCTTTGGGCTGATTTTCACGCTCATGGCCTATTAAAGGTAACAAAGATGCCGGTTGCTCTCCCTTTAAGGCTGACTGAATACGTTGCTGAATACTCGTGTGATTGGACTGCTCTAAAGATGTGGCGACCTTTGCTCGGATCGGGTTTAAGTCCACATACGCCATACACGTAATAAGTGCCGCATCATCCAGCAGTGCTTGAGATTTAAACCGTCCTTCCCAAAACCGACCTGTGCAGTTATCTTCTTGATTTGCTTGACGTGCAATAGGCTCATTAAGACAACGCATAAACCAACTGATGTCGCATAAGCGACTGCGATAAATCGCAATGGCATGCTTTAGAGATGCGACTTCATTGGCATCAATGACGTCACCGCGTACAAATTTCCGCGTCAATTCATCCCCTTTAAACAGTTGATGCCACTGCTCAATAACCTCTCTGTCACTCCAATTATTAGCCGTATCGATATCAATGCGTAAGACAACATGCAAGTGATTGGACATAACAGCAAATGCTGCGACATCAA from Vibrio rarus includes:
- a CDS encoding NAD(P)H-hydrate dehydratase → MRNLYSSHQIRQSEENVARLANISLYELMQRAGSAAFEQVRRILPEQGKLLVCCGSGNNGGDGFVVATLALELGYEVDVLQSSGSPSTTLEAIQAQQQWRTYNRPLLNEIESDSHYDLIVDALLGTGLTGVVRPSLAKVIQTINDLKIPVLSLDIPSGLNADTGTILGVAVQASTTVTFIGNKKGLVTGKACDVVGELYLAELGVQQHFYSLEKAYAHIFDRDSAYKALPKRQHSSHKGHCGRALFIGGNQGKSGAIILASQACARIGAGLINVATHQQSVQGILSRQPEVMTIAVSSDAEDIKVTEAMGLATAIGLGPGLGCDPWAFALFEQAMRQHCPKVIDADGLNLLAQTNVIYDLHNCILTPHPGEASRLLGVSIADIEHDRYTAIRQLQSKYQCVVLLKGAGTLIADGSNTWVIHAGNSGMATGGMGDVLTGVILGLLCQGMPVVSATCLGAWLHSTAADLNGQQFGSVGMLASDLLPILRQLRNDPFYSPISS
- a CDS encoding GMP reductase, with translation MRIEQELKLGFKDVLFRPKRSTLKSRSQVNLTRDFTFKHSGRQWSGVPVIAANMDSVATFEMAAALAEHDVMTAVHKHYSVEQWAEFAKTADKKTLNHVFVSTGTSDAEFEKTKQIMALSDEFIFICIDIANGYSEHLVEYVEKVRAYFPDKVISAGNVVTGDMCEELILAGADIVKVGIGPGSVCTTRVKTGVGYPQLSAIIECGDAAHGLGGVIIGDGGCSCAGDVSKAFGGGADFVMLGGMLAGHQESGGEIVEKDGKQFMKFYGMSSQSAMDKHSGGVAKYRAAEGKTVLLPYRGSVDGTISDILGGVRSTCTYVGAAKLKELTKRTTFIRVQEQENNVFGKE
- a CDS encoding transposase, giving the protein MATPRRAQISVEDTPYYHCCSRVVRRAFLCGHDPYSGKSYDHRRDWVASLLVKLNSVFAIDVAAFAVMSNHLHVVLRIDIDTANNWSDREVIEQWHQLFKGDELTRKFVRGDVIDANEVASLKHAIAIYRSRLCDISWFMRCLNEPIARQANQEDNCTGRFWEGRFKSQALLDDAALITCMAYVDLNPIRAKVATSLEQSNHTSIQQRIQSALKGEQPASLLPLIGHERENQPKGIAFSLSDYLALVDETGRIIRHDKRGAISEHSEQLLTKLNIDHDNWLKLITEFGHLFHGPVGSLAELTCYCEHLQKRRRHFSACCRYLHTG